A stretch of the Rosa rugosa chromosome 5, drRosRugo1.1, whole genome shotgun sequence genome encodes the following:
- the LOC133709745 gene encoding zinc finger protein CONSTANS-LIKE 5 produces MGLQAGWTLPGLTPKPCDTCKSSPSAVFCRADSAYLCLTCDSKIHCANKLASRHQRVWMCEVCEQAPAAVTCKADAAALCVTCDADIHSANPLARRHERVPVEPFLDSAESIVKSTSATAGLNDAVSPLKNEDADSLLIPNLNFSSKFIDALDIKPGDMFFPEMESLFELDYPNPIQNSSSGMDSVVPVQPDPIPLPPVVNQPPHENCFDIDFCRNKLSSSFSYPAQSISQSVSSSSLEVGVVPDGNSLSDISYPFIQNVNHNCVEAGVAAAPATATATQLSGVDREARVMRYREKRKNRKFQKTIRYASRKAYAETRPRIKGRFAKRTETETEVMDRIFNSAPESYIADVQYGVVPTF; encoded by the exons ATGGGACTTCAAGCCGGTTGGACCCTGCCGGGGCTCACCCCCAAGCCCTGCGACACCTGCAAGTCGTCGCCGTCGGCCGTCTTCTGCCGCGCCGACTCGGCCTACCTCTGCCTGACCTGCGACTCCAAGATCCACTGCGCCAACAAGCTCGCGTCGCGCCACCAGCGCGTCTGGATGTGCGAGGTCTGCGAGCAAGCTCCGGCCGCCGTCACGTGCAAGGCCGACGCCGCCGCCCTCTGCGTCACGTGCGACGCCGACATCCACTCCGCCAATCCACTCGCGCGTCGCCACGAGCGCGTCCCCGTGGAGCCGTTCCTAGACTCGGCCGAGTCCATCGTCAAATCCACCTCGGCTACTGCTGGCCTCAACGACGCCGTTTCTCCTCTTAAAAACGAAGACGCCGATTCTCTGCTCATTCCCAACCTGAATTTCAGCTCCAAGTTCATTGATGCTCTCGACATCAAGCCCGGGGATATGTTCTTCCCGGAAATGGAATCGTTATTCGAACTCGATTACCCGAACCCGATCCAAAACTCCAGTTCGGGTATGGATAGCGTGGTTCCGGTTCAACCCGACCCGATTCCACTTCCTCCTGTCGTCAACCAACCCCCTCATGAAAATTGCTTCGACATTGACTTCTGCAGAAACAAGCTCTCTTCCTCCTTCAGTTATCCAGCTCAATCAATCAGCCAAAGC GTCTCGTCGTCCTCCTTAGAGGTGGGAGTTGTTCCCGACGGAAATTCATTGTCCGACATTTCATATCCGTTCATCCAAAACGTGAACCACAACTGCGTGGAAGCCGGCGTAGCGGCTGCTCCGGCGACGGCGACAGCGACTCAGCTGAGCGGAGTGGATCGCGAGGCGAGAGTGATGAggtacagagagaagaggaagaaccGCAAGTTCCAGAAGACAATCCGATACGCCTCCCGGAAAGCCTATGCCGAGACCCGGCCGAGAATCAAAGGCCGGTTCGCGAAACGCACCGAGACCGAAACGGAGGTGATGGATCGGATCTTTAACTCGGCGCCGGAGAGTTATATTGCGGACGTACAATACGGCGTCGTCCCGACGTTTTGa